One Pseudobacteroides sp. genomic window, AAACCTTTTGGCTTATATACAAACTCGCCTTCTTTATTTATATAGCCCCATTCCCCTCCATAATTAACTCGTGCAAGTCCATTTTTAAATTCACTCGCTGGTTCAAAAACCGGCTTAACTATTACTTTTCCACTAGTATCAATATATCCTTGTTTATCCTTAACTTGTATAACTGCTAATCCTTCACTAAAATCACCTACATACTGA contains:
- a CDS encoding WG repeat-containing protein, which codes for QYVGDFSEGLAVIQVKDKQGYIDTSGKVIVKPVFEPASEFKNGLARVNYGGEWGYINKEGEFVYKPKGFDLW